The following proteins are encoded in a genomic region of Microbacterium sp. NC79:
- a CDS encoding large exoprotein — protein MEGQVLGGGVVVLIAAGLWLVYLLPTWYSRHQYNATERNAVRMSQALRILAETSDQPEELRVDLQTRAARRQTKLARQAEQQRRELEEAAARAEAERVREEAEFEKERLRNDALAARDQRRADEVAYRELAKVRVQAERARASAAAAAEHQRLRAELHAARNAPAAVAARHAHARRTVRLIALGITVLGLAGAIWGVVSTQVLLAVVGILAGVLGVAVLQRMSRVARRATPAVVVPLVVEAPRKRVSILHDEPAPKWTPRSLPQPLTTVAGSRAAIALDAKDAREALRRAAIEEAARQKAAEHAPVRIETARPAAAKPAMDDAAIEAHVRQLLASRAAS, from the coding sequence ATGGAGGGTCAAGTTCTCGGGGGAGGCGTCGTCGTTTTGATTGCGGCGGGGCTGTGGCTGGTGTACCTCCTGCCCACCTGGTACTCACGCCATCAGTACAACGCGACGGAGCGTAACGCTGTGCGGATGAGTCAGGCGCTCCGAATTCTCGCTGAGACAAGTGACCAGCCAGAAGAACTTCGCGTCGATCTGCAGACGCGTGCCGCCAGGCGCCAGACGAAGCTGGCGCGACAGGCCGAACAGCAGCGTCGTGAGCTGGAAGAAGCCGCCGCTCGCGCTGAGGCCGAACGGGTTCGCGAAGAAGCAGAATTTGAAAAAGAACGTCTGCGTAATGATGCCCTCGCGGCTCGCGATCAGCGCCGTGCCGATGAGGTCGCGTACCGCGAACTCGCGAAAGTTCGGGTTCAAGCTGAACGCGCTCGTGCCTCTGCTGCCGCTGCGGCTGAGCATCAGCGTCTTCGTGCCGAATTGCACGCTGCCCGCAATGCGCCAGCCGCCGTGGCCGCCCGTCACGCACACGCACGCCGAACGGTGCGATTGATCGCACTCGGCATCACGGTGCTCGGACTTGCCGGAGCGATCTGGGGTGTGGTGTCGACACAGGTGCTTCTTGCCGTCGTTGGCATTCTTGCCGGAGTGCTCGGGGTTGCCGTACTGCAGCGCATGTCGCGTGTTGCACGCCGCGCTACACCCGCCGTCGTGGTTCCGCTCGTGGTCGAAGCACCACGCAAGCGCGTGTCGATTCTGCATGACGAGCCGGCACCCAAGTGGACGCCGCGTTCGCTACCGCAGCCGTTGACGACCGTTGCCGGATCGCGCGCGGCCATCGCTCTCGACGCGAAGGATGCGCGCGAAGCACTGCGCCGCGCGGCAATCGAAGAAGCCGCCCGTCAGAAGGCGGCGGAGCACGCACCGGTTCGTATCGAGACGGCCCGTCCTGCGGCGGCGAAGCCCGCCATGGATGACGCGGCGATCGAAGCGCACGTGCGTCAGCTTCTCGCTAGCCGCGCCGCCAGCTAA
- a CDS encoding GNAT family N-acetyltransferase — protein MEPQITSHYGPITLRLVKPKDARALQHELMTNRAWLSPWEATIPGMEASIDMRSGVRRLLQQYREGNGVPFVMEYNGEIAGQLNIWGVARGSLSSATIGYWVSQRFAGKGVTPTCVAMATDIAFQQLRLHRMEICIRPENKPSLRVVQKLGFRYEGTRKNYIHIDGGWRDHYAFALTAGEVPEGILHRWLAGRAPESAAAVVP, from the coding sequence GTGGAGCCCCAGATCACGAGCCACTATGGGCCGATCACGCTCCGCCTTGTCAAACCCAAGGACGCCCGAGCGCTACAACACGAGCTCATGACCAATAGGGCGTGGCTTTCCCCCTGGGAAGCCACGATCCCCGGCATGGAAGCATCGATTGACATGCGTTCGGGCGTTCGGCGTCTGCTGCAGCAGTATCGCGAGGGCAACGGCGTACCCTTCGTGATGGAATACAACGGCGAAATCGCCGGACAGCTCAACATTTGGGGTGTCGCCCGTGGCTCGCTATCTTCAGCCACGATCGGCTACTGGGTGTCACAGCGTTTCGCTGGTAAAGGTGTGACACCAACCTGCGTCGCGATGGCGACCGATATTGCCTTCCAGCAGCTACGCCTGCACCGGATGGAAATCTGTATCCGCCCGGAGAACAAGCCGAGCCTGCGCGTTGTGCAAAAGCTGGGCTTTCGGTACGAAGGCACCCGCAAGAACTACATCCACATCGACGGCGGCTGGCGTGACCACTACGCCTTCGCCCTCACCGCTGGTGAAGTGCCCGAGGGCATCTTGCACCGTTGGCTTGCTGGCCGTGCGCCCGAGTCAGCCGCAGCCGTGGTTCCGTAG
- the galU gene encoding UTP--glucose-1-phosphate uridylyltransferase GalU, with protein MPETRMKAVIPAAGLGTRFLPATKAMPKEMLPVVDKPAIQYVVEEAVQAGIEDVLVIIGRNKNSISDHFDAMPELETKLIDKGDDARLQRVQHSSELADIHFVRQGEPKGLGHAVLRARAHVGNSAFAVLLGDDLIDERNPLLPSMIAEHERRGASVIALMEVDPDHIHMYGAAAVEATDNPDVVKVTGLVEKPAKEDAPSNLAVIGRYVLTPEIFDVLEVTKPGKGNEIQLTDALQVLAADPDGPGVYGVILRGRRYDTGDRVDYIKAIVQLAAERADLGPELRPWLKEFAADL; from the coding sequence ATGCCAGAAACACGCATGAAGGCCGTCATTCCTGCTGCCGGCCTCGGCACACGCTTTCTCCCCGCGACGAAAGCGATGCCCAAGGAAATGTTGCCGGTCGTAGATAAGCCCGCAATTCAGTACGTTGTCGAAGAGGCGGTGCAGGCTGGGATCGAAGACGTTCTCGTCATCATCGGCCGAAACAAGAACTCGATTAGCGACCACTTCGACGCCATGCCGGAGTTGGAAACCAAGCTGATCGACAAGGGTGATGATGCGCGTCTGCAGCGCGTGCAGCATTCGTCCGAACTCGCCGACATTCACTTTGTTCGTCAGGGGGAGCCGAAGGGTCTGGGCCACGCTGTGTTGCGTGCTCGCGCGCACGTCGGCAACTCGGCGTTCGCTGTTCTCCTTGGTGACGACCTCATCGACGAGCGCAACCCGTTACTACCTTCTATGATCGCCGAGCACGAGCGTCGTGGCGCATCGGTTATCGCGCTGATGGAGGTCGATCCCGACCACATCCACATGTACGGTGCCGCTGCTGTCGAAGCAACGGATAACCCTGACGTGGTGAAGGTCACCGGTCTCGTGGAGAAGCCGGCCAAGGAAGACGCCCCGTCCAACCTCGCTGTCATCGGTCGCTACGTGCTCACGCCCGAGATCTTCGATGTTCTCGAAGTGACGAAGCCGGGCAAGGGCAACGAGATCCAGCTCACCGATGCGCTCCAGGTGCTCGCGGCTGACCCCGACGGTCCCGGCGTTTACGGTGTGATCCTTCGCGGTCGTCGCTATGACACCGGAGACCGCGTCGACTACATCAAGGCCATCGTTCAGCTGGCTGCTGAGCGTGCTGACCTTGGTCCTGAGCTGCGTCCGTGGCTCAAGGAATTCGCGGCAGACCTGTAG
- a CDS encoding 5-formyltetrahydrofolate cyclo-ligase has product MPGDIEHAKQAMRADLRQRRQLLSPIQRESAEESLTAQLWQLVDSTGATSVSCYLSTTLEPGTRTFVNQAIERGLRVLLPSTRADGLLDWVVATVDGEEATGPHGVPEPVGELLGPIAVDEVDVLLIPAAAVDMSGMRLGWGRGYYDKTIGSMQKCPPVYAVIFDAELLDEVPTEPHDQPVSGVVTPTRVITFAAQQR; this is encoded by the coding sequence ATGCCCGGAGATATCGAGCACGCCAAGCAAGCAATGCGCGCAGACCTACGTCAGCGCCGCCAATTGCTCTCCCCCATCCAGCGCGAAAGCGCCGAGGAATCACTGACAGCGCAACTGTGGCAACTCGTCGACTCCACGGGCGCGACGTCGGTGTCGTGCTATCTCTCCACGACCCTCGAACCCGGAACACGCACGTTTGTGAACCAGGCCATCGAACGCGGTCTCCGGGTTCTGCTGCCCAGCACACGTGCCGATGGACTCTTGGACTGGGTGGTTGCCACCGTCGATGGTGAAGAGGCGACAGGGCCGCACGGAGTACCGGAACCCGTCGGCGAGTTGCTGGGGCCGATTGCGGTTGACGAAGTGGATGTCCTGCTGATTCCCGCGGCCGCCGTCGACATGTCAGGAATGCGACTCGGTTGGGGCCGCGGATACTACGACAAGACCATCGGCTCGATGCAGAAATGCCCGCCGGTGTATGCGGTGATCTTTGACGCTGAGTTGCTGGATGAGGTTCCGACGGAACCTCATGACCAGCCCGTCAGCGGTGTCGTCACGCCCACGCGTGTCATTACTTTTGCAGCGCAGCAGCGCTGA
- a CDS encoding FmdB family zinc ribbon protein, protein MPTYAYACTQCNHAFDAVQSFSEASLTVCPECGGGLRKQYGSIGVTFNGGGFYRTDSRAASGKGSAESSASPAATSASASSSSSGGTTSAATSS, encoded by the coding sequence ATGCCTACCTACGCTTATGCCTGCACGCAGTGCAATCACGCTTTTGATGCCGTTCAATCTTTCAGCGAAGCCTCCCTCACGGTGTGCCCCGAATGCGGCGGCGGCCTGCGCAAGCAGTACGGTTCGATCGGTGTGACCTTCAACGGTGGCGGCTTTTACCGCACCGATTCTCGTGCGGCATCAGGTAAAGGTTCGGCAGAGTCCAGCGCGTCTCCCGCCGCGACCAGCGCTTCTGCGTCATCATCGTCTTCTGGAGGAACGACCTCCGCCGCCACCTCGTCGTAG
- the mscL gene encoding large conductance mechanosensitive channel protein MscL, translating to MLKGFRDFILRGNVIDLAVAVVIGAAFTAVVTAIVDGFITPLIAATTPTGQIETAVFSIGNWDIAWGLILAAIIKFISVAAVVYFVMIVPMNKFKELQAKRAGITEEEEALSETDLLVQIRDLLAEQKKA from the coding sequence ATGCTTAAGGGGTTCAGAGATTTCATTCTGCGCGGCAACGTCATTGACCTCGCCGTCGCTGTCGTCATCGGTGCGGCTTTCACCGCCGTTGTCACCGCCATTGTCGATGGCTTCATCACGCCGCTGATCGCAGCCACGACGCCGACTGGTCAGATCGAGACGGCCGTGTTCTCCATCGGCAACTGGGACATCGCGTGGGGGTTGATCCTCGCCGCAATCATTAAGTTCATCTCGGTGGCAGCGGTCGTCTACTTCGTGATGATTGTTCCGATGAACAAGTTCAAGGAGCTCCAGGCCAAGCGCGCTGGCATTACCGAAGAGGAAGAAGCTCTCTCGGAGACGGACCTCCTGGTTCAGATCCGCGATCTGCTCGCCGAGCAGAAGAAGGCATAG
- a CDS encoding AAA family ATPase: MNEDREFAQAVQPGVVGDLGPGVVAAHIAQPARDRIVAESVELGGPSPLLRYHDVPEAGIEITKAHPGSLPQFITGRSTLLSGLFRDEVALRTARIAAERITAKNVELRAVRGIDAVHLATGLASWRIGGVEYTAPVLLRPLAIRRHFTDFELKLHGAMFVNPELVRAMRDHYGITIDGARLAALAHEGGIFKPQRVIDELRRLTARIDTFAVHPRLIVSAFADIAAQMAGDGGLDHPILNALAGHADDREFFKQQRPIAAWAGPDDRSPAADTLLLDADAEQERVLSRIIAGQSLAVATLPGTGGTQTIINAVGALVQAGKRVLVVSARRSTLDGFRHRLVGIGLDGLAVSPTSLQKDLIRAIGRNEKAAQPAAAEVDEALVSLRAVLRDYRTALTQKHPAFHVSALDATRELAKIAQHPEPPNTQARLDARALAALAKDRTEAASKLTLAAKLGEFEFGPDDSPWYGAAFESTAAAQAAHDLAGKLHKTDVPSLLERGYALIAQTRMRPFLTVDELGEYLRLLQGILESLDKFSPTVFERPLTDLIAAHATRRDAVQMSSAQRRRLKTVAREYVRPGVHVQDMHDSLVRIQKQRTAWQRYVDQGVVPEIPAGLQDVAVAWQRVHADLSALDKPLGRAGTAKLSALPVAQLVRTLAGLAAESTFFENLIERSKLRVELARMGLEPLLSDLSERHVPEHRVAAELESAWWLSAIEHLLQTDEALLGAQTAVVDRLERDFRLVDEAHNANSGPLLAWRLATDWRISLIDQPAEAQALKTAITRGAPTPATLRAVAPTLTRVLVPVWVASPYEVPLIPDTDFDVVLIADAGAINTTEAAPAIRRARQVVLFGDPVTQAPTPFDIATATSGEWEAEHPFDTMSVFERIAELVPVETLTRSYRAGGEDLAELVNDAFYGGEIASMPWAGSYLGRGSLTVDYVEGGIGTPDPVSGAVESPEAEVQRVVTVVMEHAVNRPKESLMVVTASRKHAERVRTAVTHAFAGRADVADFVSRDNGEPFAVLTLEESVAESRDRVIFSLGFGLTRHGRVLSDFGDLSTPDGERLLTVGMTRARRSMTIVSSIRPTAFTDDRLEHGAATLMSILSGVAERSRETYLEDLADPLMLQLARELRALGVTLNVNYRGVLPLVAQHNGRAVVVESDPDIYGDSLRESLRLRPQALRKLGWHYVRVHSFDLYSDPARVASRIASLLGAIGFADAEAAETTS, from the coding sequence ATGAACGAAGATCGCGAATTCGCGCAGGCGGTGCAGCCTGGAGTGGTCGGCGACCTTGGTCCGGGTGTTGTGGCCGCGCACATCGCGCAACCCGCTCGTGATCGTATTGTTGCTGAAAGCGTCGAGCTCGGCGGCCCGTCGCCGCTGCTGCGCTACCACGATGTTCCGGAAGCGGGCATTGAAATCACCAAGGCCCACCCCGGGAGCCTGCCGCAATTCATTACGGGGCGTTCGACGCTCCTGTCTGGGCTGTTTCGCGACGAAGTGGCCCTGCGCACCGCGCGCATCGCCGCAGAACGGATCACAGCAAAAAACGTTGAGCTTCGTGCGGTGCGCGGCATTGACGCCGTGCACTTGGCAACAGGTCTTGCCTCGTGGCGTATCGGCGGTGTCGAATACACCGCGCCAGTCTTGCTGCGACCGCTCGCGATCCGCCGTCACTTCACCGACTTCGAGCTCAAGCTACACGGTGCGATGTTCGTGAACCCCGAGCTCGTGCGTGCCATGCGGGATCACTACGGCATCACGATTGACGGTGCCAGGCTCGCAGCGCTGGCGCACGAGGGCGGTATTTTCAAACCGCAACGCGTCATCGATGAGTTGCGCCGCCTCACCGCGCGCATCGACACCTTTGCGGTGCACCCGCGTTTGATTGTCTCGGCATTTGCCGACATCGCGGCCCAGATGGCCGGTGACGGTGGGCTTGATCACCCGATTTTGAACGCGCTCGCAGGGCACGCCGATGACCGCGAGTTCTTCAAGCAACAGCGGCCAATCGCCGCATGGGCCGGCCCCGATGACCGATCCCCTGCGGCAGACACACTTCTGCTTGACGCCGACGCCGAGCAGGAGCGCGTGCTTTCGCGCATCATTGCGGGGCAGTCGCTCGCGGTCGCCACGCTGCCAGGTACCGGAGGCACGCAGACGATCATCAACGCGGTGGGTGCACTCGTGCAGGCCGGTAAGCGGGTACTCGTTGTCAGCGCGCGCCGCTCGACGCTTGACGGATTCCGTCACCGCCTGGTCGGTATCGGCCTTGATGGCCTTGCCGTCAGCCCCACCAGCCTGCAAAAAGACCTCATTCGTGCCATCGGCCGCAACGAAAAGGCCGCACAGCCCGCAGCCGCCGAAGTCGATGAGGCCCTTGTCAGCCTCCGCGCCGTGCTGCGTGACTACCGCACCGCGCTCACGCAGAAGCACCCGGCTTTTCACGTCAGCGCCCTTGACGCGACTCGCGAGCTTGCCAAGATCGCGCAACACCCTGAGCCGCCCAACACGCAGGCTCGCCTTGATGCGCGTGCGCTTGCCGCGCTTGCGAAGGATCGTACAGAAGCGGCGTCGAAGCTGACGCTCGCTGCGAAGCTTGGTGAATTTGAGTTCGGTCCAGACGATTCGCCGTGGTACGGGGCGGCTTTTGAGTCAACGGCTGCCGCGCAGGCTGCCCACGATCTCGCCGGAAAATTGCACAAGACCGACGTTCCGAGTCTCCTCGAGCGTGGTTACGCGCTCATCGCGCAGACACGCATGCGGCCCTTCCTCACTGTCGATGAACTCGGCGAGTACCTCAGACTGCTCCAGGGCATTCTGGAGTCGCTCGACAAGTTCAGCCCCACTGTTTTCGAACGTCCGCTCACTGACCTCATCGCCGCGCACGCCACCCGCCGCGACGCCGTGCAGATGTCCAGCGCGCAGCGCCGTCGACTCAAAACCGTCGCGCGCGAGTACGTGCGCCCCGGTGTGCATGTGCAAGACATGCATGACTCGCTCGTGCGCATTCAGAAGCAGCGCACCGCGTGGCAGCGCTACGTCGATCAAGGCGTGGTTCCGGAAATTCCTGCGGGTCTGCAGGATGTCGCCGTCGCGTGGCAACGCGTGCACGCCGACCTGAGCGCGCTCGACAAGCCGCTTGGTCGCGCAGGAACGGCCAAGCTTTCTGCACTTCCGGTCGCGCAACTCGTGCGCACACTGGCCGGATTGGCGGCTGAATCAACGTTCTTCGAGAACCTCATCGAGCGCAGCAAACTTCGTGTCGAGTTGGCGCGGATGGGGTTGGAACCATTGCTGTCGGATCTTTCGGAACGTCACGTTCCGGAACACCGCGTTGCGGCAGAGCTCGAGAGCGCGTGGTGGCTCTCGGCTATCGAACACCTGTTGCAGACAGACGAGGCTCTCCTCGGCGCTCAGACGGCAGTCGTGGATCGCCTCGAACGCGACTTCCGCCTCGTTGACGAAGCGCACAACGCAAACTCGGGCCCGCTGCTCGCTTGGCGTCTGGCAACGGACTGGCGAATTTCTCTGATTGACCAGCCAGCCGAGGCGCAGGCGCTGAAGACCGCGATTACACGTGGCGCACCCACCCCTGCGACCCTGCGGGCGGTGGCTCCCACGCTGACACGCGTGTTGGTTCCGGTCTGGGTCGCATCCCCCTACGAGGTTCCGCTCATCCCGGACACCGACTTTGACGTCGTCCTCATCGCCGATGCCGGTGCTATCAACACGACGGAAGCGGCGCCAGCGATTCGCCGTGCCCGCCAGGTCGTGCTGTTTGGCGACCCGGTAACGCAGGCACCCACGCCATTTGACATCGCGACAGCGACGTCAGGGGAGTGGGAAGCTGAGCACCCCTTCGACACGATGAGTGTGTTCGAACGCATCGCTGAATTGGTTCCGGTGGAGACGCTCACCCGAAGCTATCGTGCAGGCGGCGAAGACCTCGCTGAACTCGTCAACGATGCTTTCTACGGTGGCGAGATCGCCTCGATGCCGTGGGCTGGTTCCTATCTCGGACGCGGCAGCCTCACCGTCGACTACGTCGAAGGTGGCATCGGAACGCCTGATCCGGTGTCAGGCGCCGTGGAAAGCCCGGAAGCCGAAGTGCAGCGCGTGGTCACGGTCGTGATGGAGCATGCGGTGAACCGCCCGAAGGAATCCCTCATGGTGGTGACCGCGAGCCGCAAGCACGCGGAGCGGGTTCGCACCGCCGTCACCCACGCCTTCGCCGGCCGCGCCGATGTTGCCGACTTTGTTTCGCGCGACAACGGCGAGCCGTTTGCGGTGCTGACATTGGAGGAGTCGGTCGCGGAGAGTCGCGACCGCGTCATCTTCTCGCTCGGGTTCGGCCTCACCCGCCATGGGCGCGTGCTGAGTGACTTTGGTGATCTGTCGACTCCCGATGGCGAACGACTGCTCACTGTCGGAATGACTCGTGCGCGTCGCTCGATGACGATTGTGTCGTCGATTCGTCCCACCGCCTTCACCGATGACCGGCTTGAGCACGGTGCGGCGACGCTCATGTCGATTCTCTCCGGCGTTGCCGAACGCTCGCGCGAAACCTACCTCGAAGACCTCGCCGATCCGCTCATGTTGCAGCTCGCACGTGAACTGCGTGCCCTGGGTGTGACGCTGAACGTCAACTACCGCGGCGTGCTGCCGCTTGTTGCGCAGCACAATGGCCGCGCCGTGGTTGTGGAGAGTGACCCGGACATTTATGGTGATTCGCTTCGCGAGTCGCTGCGGTTGCGTCCTCAGGCATTGCGCAAGCTCGGGTGGCACTATGTTCGCGTGCACTCGTTTGATCTCTACAGCGACCCGGCCCGCGTCGCCTCACGAATTGCGTCGCTCCTCGGGGCGATTGGGTTCGCCGATGCTGAGGCGGCAGAAACCACATCATGA
- a CDS encoding methylated-DNA--[protein]-cysteine S-methyltransferase, producing the protein MTFTWDAVPSPIGLVVAVFSDSALVSVHVTETDPLWEVERVSRLLFETPTHQPGAAHELARQLAEYFAGERREFTLRLDWRLAGDGFTADALRAIADIPYGETISYGDVAVLAGRPRAARAVGSACRTTPFSLVVPVHRVVRSDGSVGEYGSSPETKKFLIELERQTLASAAA; encoded by the coding sequence ATGACATTTACCTGGGACGCCGTGCCCTCACCCATCGGCCTCGTTGTTGCTGTGTTTTCAGACTCCGCCCTCGTGAGCGTTCACGTCACGGAGACAGACCCGCTGTGGGAGGTGGAGCGTGTGTCGCGACTCCTCTTCGAAACCCCCACCCATCAACCCGGAGCGGCGCACGAACTCGCGCGGCAGCTTGCCGAATACTTTGCGGGCGAGCGCCGAGAATTCACCCTCCGTCTGGACTGGCGGCTCGCTGGCGACGGTTTCACCGCGGACGCGCTTCGCGCTATCGCTGACATCCCGTATGGCGAAACGATCAGTTACGGCGACGTGGCCGTTTTGGCTGGCCGCCCCCGCGCGGCACGCGCGGTCGGATCCGCGTGCCGCACCACACCGTTCTCGCTCGTCGTTCCTGTCCACCGCGTCGTACGCTCTGATGGTTCCGTTGGGGAGTACGGCTCATCTCCTGAGACGAAGAAGTTCCTGATCGAACTCGAACGACAAACCCTCGCCAGCGCCGCCGCGTAG
- a CDS encoding SulP family inorganic anion transporter, whose amino-acid sequence MMPLSARVLLRRYVRRFGSKKTVASDLKAGLVLGVESVPDGLAAGLLAGVNPLFGLYGYLMGTLGGALATGSVFMTVQVTGAMAVVIADVPLIQTGPLVGAALATLAIMTGIVMLVLGILKLGSLVRFIPTAVLVGFINAVAISIVLGQLDNFTGYDSEGANRIIRAIDTLFHLFEFSWPSLLVGIITIVLILALERTALGALAMVVAIVATSALAALLNALVAHQPVALLSGIAEVPNALPGVSLPDASLILPLILPALSLALVGLVQGAAISGSIANPSGRFPDPSADFRGQGVANIAAGMFQGMPVGGSMSATALVRAAGAKSALANLVAAAIMALTIVLLGSVIGYIAMPALAGLLILVGVRTFKLHDVLMVWRTGPIQIAVLTVTFVLTLLIPLQYAVLTGVGLAIILHIARQSNRVTVKQWVFEPGNALPSETAPPAAVAPGDIVVLVPYGSLFFAAAPVFEAQLPTVPVVAKRAVVIVRLRGKDELGSTFIRVLAQYASRLRGAGGSLMLAGVNKKVYEQLTVTGVLATIGPENVFVEEPRVGRALTSAIQKAERWVAESE is encoded by the coding sequence ATGATGCCACTTTCTGCGCGGGTGCTGTTGCGGCGATACGTGCGCCGGTTCGGGTCGAAGAAAACCGTCGCGTCTGACCTTAAAGCGGGGCTCGTGCTCGGCGTGGAGAGCGTGCCAGACGGGCTAGCTGCGGGCCTGCTTGCCGGCGTTAACCCGCTCTTCGGTCTGTATGGGTACCTGATGGGAACCCTCGGCGGGGCGCTTGCCACCGGCTCCGTTTTCATGACGGTGCAGGTTACCGGCGCGATGGCTGTCGTGATCGCCGACGTACCGCTCATCCAGACCGGGCCCCTCGTCGGGGCAGCACTGGCCACCCTCGCGATTATGACGGGGATCGTGATGCTGGTGCTGGGCATCCTGAAACTGGGGTCACTCGTGCGGTTCATCCCGACCGCCGTGCTGGTCGGGTTCATCAACGCCGTCGCGATCAGTATTGTGCTTGGTCAACTCGATAACTTCACCGGCTACGACAGCGAGGGTGCCAACCGGATTATCCGAGCGATCGACACCCTGTTTCACCTGTTCGAGTTCAGTTGGCCTTCGTTGCTGGTCGGCATCATCACGATCGTGCTGATTCTCGCACTGGAGCGCACCGCACTCGGTGCCCTCGCGATGGTCGTGGCGATTGTGGCAACCTCGGCGCTCGCTGCGCTCCTGAACGCTCTGGTTGCACACCAGCCCGTCGCCCTCCTGTCTGGCATTGCCGAGGTTCCGAACGCACTGCCAGGGGTGTCTTTGCCCGATGCGTCGCTCATTCTCCCGCTCATCCTGCCTGCGCTGTCTTTGGCTCTCGTCGGGCTGGTGCAGGGTGCCGCCATCAGCGGATCGATCGCGAACCCCAGCGGGCGCTTCCCGGATCCCTCGGCAGATTTCCGCGGACAGGGGGTCGCAAATATCGCGGCAGGAATGTTCCAGGGCATGCCGGTAGGTGGGTCGATGTCGGCGACAGCCTTGGTGCGCGCTGCCGGTGCGAAAAGCGCGCTCGCCAACCTGGTGGCAGCGGCCATCATGGCGCTCACGATTGTCTTGCTGGGATCCGTGATCGGATACATTGCGATGCCTGCGCTCGCTGGGTTGCTTATCCTGGTCGGCGTACGCACCTTCAAGCTCCACGACGTGTTGATGGTGTGGCGCACCGGCCCGATTCAGATCGCCGTGCTCACCGTCACTTTCGTGTTGACGCTGCTGATTCCGCTGCAGTACGCGGTGCTGACCGGAGTCGGGTTGGCGATCATTTTGCACATCGCCCGTCAGTCCAATCGGGTCACGGTGAAGCAGTGGGTATTCGAGCCTGGCAACGCGCTGCCGAGCGAAACGGCACCGCCCGCAGCCGTTGCCCCCGGAGACATCGTCGTGCTGGTTCCGTACGGGAGCCTCTTCTTCGCGGCAGCTCCGGTATTCGAGGCGCAGCTTCCCACTGTTCCGGTGGTGGCGAAGCGTGCTGTCGTGATCGTCCGGCTACGCGGGAAGGATGAACTGGGCAGCACCTTCATTCGGGTGCTTGCGCAGTACGCGAGCCGACTGCGCGGTGCAGGCGGCTCGCTCATGCTTGCCGGCGTGAACAAGAAGGTTTATGAGCAGCTCACGGTCACGGGGGTGCTGGCCACCATCGGCCCAGAGAACGTGTTCGTCGAGGAACCACGTGTCGGGCGGGCGCTGACGTCAGCCATTCAGAAAGCCGAGCGGTGGGTGGCGGAGTCGGAGTAG
- a CDS encoding GAP family protein, with amino-acid sequence MINLAWDLVPVAFGVIASPLAIMALVAVLLSRHARVNGVLFLLGWALAVIVAVVGFALLLAAVQVQDAQRTPPAGVAVIRLLIGIALAGFAVWTYRRSRAALVKMAAARTPDDVAAAAPQLPGWMRSIDTFSPQRSLALGLGIFLLNPVNVSCAFIAALDVRLAELDAPVPTIFLTVFILVSIVPMAIPVVILVIQREKAAPALEALRAWIVKNNGVMSAIFLAVIAFMQIQKALVVLS; translated from the coding sequence GTGATCAACCTTGCTTGGGACCTTGTTCCTGTTGCCTTCGGGGTCATCGCTAGTCCGCTCGCCATCATGGCGCTCGTTGCGGTTCTGCTTTCGCGGCATGCTCGTGTCAACGGTGTGCTGTTTCTGCTCGGGTGGGCGCTCGCCGTCATCGTCGCCGTTGTCGGGTTTGCGTTGCTGCTCGCCGCTGTTCAAGTTCAGGATGCCCAGCGCACCCCGCCCGCAGGCGTCGCTGTTATCCGGCTGCTTATAGGGATCGCGCTCGCGGGCTTCGCGGTATGGACATACCGGCGTTCGCGGGCCGCGCTCGTCAAGATGGCGGCTGCCCGCACACCTGACGACGTCGCCGCGGCCGCACCACAACTCCCCGGGTGGATGCGAAGCATTGACACGTTTTCACCGCAACGGTCGCTCGCGCTCGGACTCGGGATTTTCCTGCTGAACCCGGTCAACGTGTCGTGCGCGTTCATCGCCGCACTCGATGTGCGCCTGGCCGAGCTTGACGCGCCAGTACCCACCATCTTTCTGACGGTGTTCATCCTGGTCAGCATTGTTCCGATGGCCATTCCGGTGGTGATTCTGGTTATCCAGCGAGAGAAAGCGGCCCCAGCGCTTGAGGCGCTACGCGCGTGGATCGTGAAGAACAATGGCGTCATGAGCGCCATCTTCCTCGCCGTCATCGCATTTATGCAGATTCAGAAAGCGCTCGTGGTGCTGTCATGA